The stretch of DNA TTGAATCTTCGGAGGAACTTCAAGTTTCCAGGCTTGTGCCCTAAGGTCGGCACACGTCGATTCATACTCAACTTCCTTAATCAAATCTCGTGCAAGCCGATAGCCTGATTTAACTGAATATTTCCCTGTTTTTGTGAAATGCCAAATTAATCTATCCGGTTTAAAGGATTTACTAACCGTCAAACTAAGAATAATCGGGATTTCCTCCGGATCCATGAACTCCTCGAGAATAGGCAAATGGCATTCCCTAGTAATTGGGttaattaaatggttaaccatTAAATTAGGGTGTAACACTTTCCCACGACCAGTAGCTGGCCTCGGTGGGTTATCCGGTATCCAAGGATCTCTCCATACATAAGTATTACAACCAGAGCCTATCACCACCCTTTCCCCTTGTTCCACCAAACTTTTTGTTGAGTAGATACTTCGCCAAGCAAACGAGGGAGAGTATGTTTTTTGGCCATTAGGGGATgtttattcctaaaatatcgACCTTGCATTACCCTAGCCATTAAGGACGATGGGTAGTTAATTAACCGCCAATACTGCTTAGCTAGCATCACATTATTAAACTTCTCCAGAGCACGAAAGCCCAAACCTCCTTCACATTTACCCttacacattttatcccaagctACCCAGTGCAAGCCCTGTGCCTTATCATTAGACTTCCACCAGAATCGTGCAATAGCACTTGTTAGTTTTGACGTCAGCTCCTGTGGCAATTTATAACATTACATAACATGAGTTGGGAGGGCCAGTGATTTAATCATAACTTCTTTGCCACCTTTCGATAAATATTTTGCAGACCAACCATTCACACGATCATCAAGACGGTCGTTAACATAGCTGAAAACCTTAGTTCTCGAGCCATGTAGATTctcaggaatacccaaataagaacccataccGCCTTCTGTAGAAATGCCAATAACATATTTTAACTGAGTTCTTATGTCAGACAAGACACTCTTaccaaacatgatggaagacTTTGCTAGATTAACCTCTTGCCCTGAAGCTTttctataattttctattatctCCATAATTGGCTTGCATTCCGTCGCCTCAGCTTTACAAAAGAATTGACTATCATCCGCACACAGCAAATGCGAAATAGTTTGGGACAGTCCCGAGCTAGAGTGATACCTGTAATCTTATTCTCCCCttcagcctttttaatattagCGATCAACACCTCTGTGCAAAGTATAAACAAATACGGGGATAGAGGGTCTCCCTGGCGCAAACCCCTCTTTGGTAAAATAGATCCACGAGCCTGACCATTAAGAAGGACTCTATATGAGACGGAAgatacacaccacataatccaagaaATCCATTTTCTATCAAAACCTAACTAAACCATTACCGCTTCCAGAAATCCCATTCAACACGATCATATGCTttactcatatctgttttgaaaaacaaattgagTTTATAAGtatgaatttttgattatttaatttttattttcagttgaGTTAATTACCTACCAAATATGTATTCAGCAGTATATTATGCAGGGGCTGAGGGGCGGATCTAGTAATTGataacttgattttttgttctgtttactGCTTGATTTTGATACGCTCAGGGGTTTTATTAGTTGACTAGTGTCATGGCCTAATTAAAAATAGTGAATTTAAAGCAAGGTTAACAGCTATCACTGTGAAGATGACTCTGTTGCCATTCCTCATTGGTGGAAGGCATGGTTTCTTCTTATCTGTTCTACCTGCTTAAAATCATCTCTTAACATGGATAGTATTTTTTAAGAACAAAAGACACGAATAGAAAACATTGCATTGTAGTAAGCTGTCTGgtaaattaaggaaaaaaaaaacagaaatgattCAAGCTTGTTTGATTGACTAAACAACATAAGGGTTCTTGATAGTTGGAATTGAGATTTTAGAAAGGGAGAACTGCAACTCAAGCTTTAAAGCACTCATCTGCACCTTGAataagtgaaaagaaaaaaaaacttattagaaaattttcattaagTACTATATATATGGATAGAGGATACTTATAAGAACTAAGTAGTAAAATTAAGCCGTTTTCTATCTGAGTGATGTAGGATATACCTCATATGTTGTGTTTATCCTTTCACCATTTTCATCAACGATAAGAATCTTCAAGCCCTTTCTACTCTTGACTCTTGACACTGCAACATACAATTGACCATGTGTAAATACTGGTCTCGGCAAGTATATCCCAACATGGGAGAGACTTTATCCCTGACTCTTATTAATTGTCATCAGAAAGCAAGGAGCTATTGGGAACTGTCTTCGCTGAAGCCGGAAAGGCAATCTAGAATCTGTAGGCATTAAGAGCATTCTTGGAAGATAGACTTTGTTGCCGATGTTATTTCCAGTGAGAACTTTTCCTTCAATGACATGTTTTCCAAGTTGAGTTATTTGCAGCCTGGTTCCATTACATAACCCGTATTGCTGGTCGATGTTTCGTAGCAACATAACAGGAACGCCCTTCTTCAATTTCATAAGATGGTTTGGCAATCCAGAACACTTAATTGAATTAAGGTATTCTGTTGAGAGACCATCATCTCTCTTGCTGGAAGTATCTGAACTGCAGATCTTATCTGAACTATAATATTGATGTGATTCCCCTGGAAGAAGATCCATCATGTAATTGTTTACCTCATCAACAACATCATTTGTAGGACATAGTATCGCATGTTCCTTGAAATAATCTCCATCATCAAGATTGTGAAGCAAAGACGGATATGTGCTAAGTGCGATAGAATTAATTGGATCCAAAGAGTCTTTCAGAAGCATATCTTCAGGTATATCAATCACCGCTCCAAGTTTTAGTATCTACTCAGAAAACTCTTTGATGAGATCCACTTCTAATGGATCTGACTCCACAGTAAGTCTCatgttttttgttaatgtaagAACTTGGCAAGAGTTCcacaaagacgaagaagataatGAAGCTTGAACAATCTGTTCTCGACTGCCCTTAGGTACCACTGGTAAAATCTGATGAAAATCACCTCCAAAGACAACAGCTTTACCTCCAAAAGGTTTTCCAGGGTTCAGAATATCTCTTAAAGATTGATCTAAAGCTTCAAAACAATGTTTATGCATCATTGGTGTCTCATCCCAGATGATCAACTTAGCTTCTTCAATCAAAGCAGCAATATCGCTATCAGCAGAAAAGGTGCAAGTGGAAGTCTCGTGTACCTGTATCGGTATTGAAAATCGAGAATGAGCTGTTCGACCACCTTCTAATAACAATGCAGCCATTGCACTAGATGCAACATTTAGGACTATCTCTCCTTTTGAACGAATGTATGTAGATAGGGTTTTCCATAGAAACGTTTTTCCTGTGCCTCCAAATCCGTAGACAAAGAAAAGACATCCTCCTTTTGAATCCACTGCACCAACTATACGATCAAATATATTCTTCTAATCAAGGTTCAACAAAGGTAGCAAACAAAGAAACTCCTTTTGACATGCATGCATGTCGTAACATAGTTCATCACTTATGAGTCTGTTGATTGTAGCTgggatattattattatccgGAAATGGTAGTTCAGTGAAATTTCTTAGAGAACTTCCATTAGAGAGTAAAAGTCTTTCAGTCTCAAACAAATTTGATTCTTGATTTGCTCATCGGACATAAGATAATCTgcaagtaaaaatatataatatcaaatccAGTTAAGCTTGTATAAAGTTGTGTATTATTATGCTTTAAAACTCATGAATATGTACCTGGTGTCCTATGGATTTTTCGCTGCATATATAAGATATCTTCAGAGAGTAAATGGCACGTTTCTAACCAAACATGGTATGGTCTTGACAAAATTTCTGAAAGAAGAAGCCTAACAAATAGTCTTCGCATATAGTGTGCTGATCCCCACTGACTTGCTTCAGTTATTGCACCAATATACTCTGAGTCATCATCAAGAAGATTCAGAGCAAAACATGCTTCCTTGTAGGAAGGATACATGATTCCATCAACAGTGCATAAATCATCATAATTTGTAGCTCCCTTTGCTTTGTTTAGAACCATCCTCATGTAGAACAATTTACCCGCAGCTGGAGTAAAATGATGTATTCTCCCGAatgaaacttttctttttctgattgtccattctttgtttctctttttccaCACAAACCAAGAAGGAAACTGAGCGTAAGTGAGTTCTTTTGCGAATGCTAATTCCTCATCTTCCGAGCTGTTAATTTTCATCCACTCTAACAATTGCGAGGTTTGATTTCCTTCTTTAGCTAggacatcatcaacatcttcatccTCGTCATAACATACAGTATGCTCTCCTTCTAGATGAATATTCAGTCTTTGAATATGAACGCTACTATAATGtatttcaaatccaaaaatccTCCAAGCAGCTTCACACGGTGCAATGTACCTATAAAGAAATTAGATAAATGTAAGAAAAAccttcaaaaaacaaaagacgtagtataaactctttaaaaatacTTCACCTGAAATCATAGAAACGCTTAATTTCATCTATAACTGGTTCTACTACCGGGTCTGAAGATCCATCACTTTCTACTTGATTGTGCAACTCAGCATCATTTCTTTTTGGATTGTCCTTTGTTGTAGCTAAGACACGATCATTTCCCTTGTTGATGTANCAGTTAAGCTTGTATAAAGTTGTGTATTATTATGCTTTAAAACTCATGAATATGTACCTGGTGTCCTATGGATTTTTCGCTGCATATATAAGATATCTTCAGAGAGTAAATGGCACGTTTCTAACCAAACATGGTATGGTCTTGACAAAATTTCTGAAAGAAGAAGCCTAACAAATAGTCTTCGCATATAGTGTGCTGATCCCCACTGACTTGCTTCAGTTATTGCACCAATATACTCTGAGTCATCATCAAGAAGATTCAGAGCAAAACATGCTTCCTTGTAGGAAGGATACATGATTCCATCAACAGTGCATAAATCATCATAATTTGTAGCTCCCTTTGCTTTGTTTAGAACCATCCTCATGTAGAACAATTTACCCGCAGCTGGAGTAAAATGATGTATTCTCCCGAatgaaacttttctttttctgattgtccattctttgtttctctttttccaCACAAACCAAGAAGGAAACTGAGCGTAAGTGAGTTCTTTTGCGAATGCTAATTCCTCATCTTCCGAGCTGTTAATTTTCATCCACTCTAACAATTGCGAGGTTTGATTTCCTTCTTTAGCTAggacatcatcaacatcttcatccTCGTCATAACATACAGTATGCTCTCCTTCTAGATGAATATTCAGTCTTTGAATATGAACGCTACTATAATGtatttcaaatccaaaaatccTCCAAGCAGCTTCACACGGTGCAATGTACCTATAAAGAAATTAGATAAATGTAAGAAAAAccttcaaaaaacaaaagacgtagtataaactctttaaaaatacTTCACCTGAAATCATAGAAACGCTTAATTTCATCTATAACTGGTTCTACTACCGGGTCTGAAGATCCATCACTTTCTACTTGATTGTGCAACTCAGCATCATTTCTTTTTGGATTGTCCTTTGTTGTAGCTAAGACACGATCATTTCCCTTGTTGATGTATTTGAATAAATACtttattgcttttgtttggTTGCACCATTCAACATTGATGTGGCCTTGATACTTCAAGAGTAGATATGGGTTGTAAGGAACGACATATCGGTTGTCTAGCAAAGTTCCATTTTTCTCAACTGATCGACCATCATCTCTTCGCTTGTAAACTGGGAATCCATCTTTGTTGATGCAAGTGCTGCTGTTGAACTCTTTAGGAAACTTTTTCGTGCACTTTCCTTTATCCATACATGGTGAATGTGGATTTTCAACCCCACATGGTCCATGTATCATAAATTCTTTGACAACATTGTAGAGTGTTGGATTTGTTGCTTCGTCTGGAATTTCAGCATAAATAACATTGTCAATGGCATCAGTTGTTGTCAGTTTTGATCCCTTCTGCAAAAATAGTAGAATATGGGCATTTGGCAGTCCTCTTTTCTGAAATTCTATAGTGTACAAAACTGCAAAAAGGATAGAAggcaaaaaaattcaatatgatatatctaaacttaaagGCAATTAttctaacaaaaacaaaaagtgttagATATTTTTACCTGCTGTTGCAGGACCAAAAACACTATTTCTTTTTATCTCAACAATCAAATTGTATAGCTTAATCTTGAAGATTCTAGACTTAATATCAGCTCTGTCTGTTGATTGGTGACCTCGAGCTTGTAGGTATCTTGTGATATCTGGCCATTTTGGATTGCAAGTGAAAGTAATAAATAGATATGGATATCTAAAGTGCTGACAAACTGCCATTGCATCCATATATCTTTCCTGCGTACATCGTGCGCTACCAATAAAAGCAGATGGTAGCACCATACGCCTACCAACCTTTGAGGTGTTCATGTTTCCTTTATTAGCAGCCGCCTCGACGTTTACGTATTTATCAACATGTAAAGCCTTTTGGTTGAGCTTCAAATATCCTATTCTTTCCGCCTCTATCATCGTCAATCCATCTACCAGAAACTGCTGAAATAACTTGCGGGAGCTCATTAAAGTTGTGGGATGGTTTGGACGTTCCATGATCTTGTATGCAAAAAATTCCCTCATACTAACCCTGGTACGTGGATTTGTGGATCATGTTGTAGTCCTCTTGAGTTCTAGATCAATATGGTAACCATCTTCtccaaaaggaaacaaaagtgGATATTGTAATGGAAGATATCCAGCGTGAAGTTCAatgattctttttaatttccctTCCATTATTTCCAAAACAATGTCTTTTGGCTCCATTTCTAGATCGAAATCCCCAACATATAAGGCAGCAACTTCTAATGTAGTAGGAAGATTGTATGTTTTACCACTTTGAGCACCTGCAAATCACCTTGAAATCAACTTTAGCTGAACATTTGACGAAGCTGTGTCTTGAAAACGATCTTTTGTTGTTCTCAGAATCTTCGAGTATGGATTAAACTTATTTAGCATGTTTTTGATATCTTCCACAATATCATCTCGTaggatttttgattttggtaatTTGCATGTTCTCTTTTCActgcaaaaaatatatatgtgattaaTTTTTTGATTCTGAATGCGTCTATCTTGTTGAAAAGAGAAAGGTGATAATAAGAAAACCTGAATGCGTCAATCCTGTTCTGGTTCTCGTTCTCAGTGTCTTGTATATAGAGTTGATTGTATTTAGGAGATTTTCCTGGAGGAGGAAGTAAACTTCCAATCCGATGACAATTTTGACCATGAAGTCGGTAAACATTTGGTCCGCGTCCTTTGTTCACTGATGTGTCAATTGGTCCACCCATGGATGTGAATGCGAACATTGAATTATAGGGTATAATGTTCTCCATgaaatttttgcttttttcatcACCTTTGAACATGAGATCTTTAAGTTTCTGGGGAGGTTCTGGTGATAGTGGCAGATCAATCTTTCCGTGCATACAACATAGTGAAAACTTTGGATTagattttttgcttcttttgtctATTCGCCCGTTGTACCACATTAAAGCTCCACAATGCTCACAACTGTAGGTTGCATCTCCATTGTCATCATATACTATTCCAGAGAGTATAACTTAAATAACTATTGTAGCATATTCATAAGTGATAGCttcataataaaataatgaggTTTGAGCTTACCTTCTGGGTTATATAGTGAGTTAAGTGAGCGTGATGATGATGCATGGtctgaaaagaagaaataaaacagagTTTATTATTTACTGTCGATCTTTTATAATTTAGGATGTTGATGGATACTATGTACCTTTAGATGGAGCTACTTTGGGATTATCATTTCTGGATTCAAAATGAGGTGCCATATATGCTTCTTCAACGTTTTCATCCAAGTTATTACGTGAAGCAGAAGCTGAAAAGAATGTATGATAATTATGATCCTCATTGTAAAGAAAATTTTTACATGATTCTGCTTGTGAACAATATACTTACATGATTCTCCATTCTTTCTTTTagcttttgtctcttttataATACGCATCTGTTTCATTCTTGGAGATTCATGTTCTATTAAAAGCATTAGAAATAAGTGTGTAATCATCATAATATTAGGTTCCAATAACATATAATCTTAGCAGTTGAGAATACCATTTGTTATATCGCTCAAGATATTAGGAGAAACTCTGTTTGGCTGTATTGGTGATGTTGACTTGCCTTCAGAATTAGGAATGTTTTCTGTAGATAGAAGATAGGAAAAAAGTTAAATGGAACGATTCTTTCAGAAAAGAGATAGAATAATAGGTTTCACGATTTTGTACTACTTTGATCTTCtcttggtttctttttcttctgtgaACGAATTGCTATCCTCTCCAACCGTCTTTTCTTTGCTGTTGATACATTCATCTTTCTCTGTCCTTGATGATGGAAAGAGCTTTAATTTGAATCAGTTTCAGGTTGATGTGAACATCAGAGAATTGATAAATGGAACATAAGTGAGACAGTATTGGAAAACTATGAAGAAGGAAATGGTGGAGAAAGAGTAATAACTGTCGATTACTTTGTATTTATGTGGTTCATTAGAATAGATCAatatagagagaagaagggaaCTAACTAACTGTCGATTACTTTGTATCTTAatgaaatattagttttattgtattcacgtcataaaactataataagTTCACGTCATATAAGTTCTCTGtccatcctctctctctctctctctcttaatgtATCAACAGGATATATTTATCTTAatgaaatattagttttattgtATTCACGTcataaaaaacatgtaaaaattttaaaagaattgttgcatatattatttttatattattttcttccacCACTCATAATTTGGTTAAGCTTCAGTATATTGTATCATATAGTTTCTATTCATAGTTTATATAAATCCATATTAGTACATAAAGATATTCACTTGCATTAATATGTGAAAGTTGACATggttaaaaccctaaaaagaaaaGCGCAAATTGAAAAGTGAGAATCCTCCTAAATTTTAAGATTAAAAGTGATAATCCTAAGTCCcctaacaaagaaaaataagaaatacatAACAACTTTTTCCTACAAtcactttttttccttcttaatcTGACTCTTGGACATTAGCTTAGGCTTCGTTGTTGATTGTTGCACATCTTTAGATGCTGGGAAGGATCTTTTTCTTGTTGGAGTTGGGGTTGCTGTGTTAAAAACATTGTCGGCACCGTTGTCTATATTTATGATGGCAGAAGATATGTTTTCACACTGCAAGACAAAAAACTTAAGTAACAGTACAAAAATATGAATGAGttataaatttagtttataACCTGAATTGAGGTCCCAATTGAAGTTCCAGTTGAAGTTCCAGATACAGTGATTCTTTCTTGGTCATTAGCATTCTAAAAGCAACAATCAAAGcaaacaataagaaaaaaaattaacttatgcattaaattaaataacatataatttttacttaCCAAAGTAGAATCAGATTCAGAGAAACTCTGAATAATGTCTAGAACATCAATAAGACTTATAACTTTGTATGAAGAAGATTGATTATGTTTTTCATCATCTTTAAGCATGATCTTGAAAACATAACAACGGCCGTCTAAGTCAAGCAGTTCTTGAGGTGTTTCGCCCTCACGATTAAACTAAAGTATTGAAAAAGGATTATCAAATCGTTTGTCATATATTACAAAGGAAAGTTATGATGATAAATATGGTAATTAGATAAAGAGGAAATAAGAGTACCTGCACTTGTTGCTCAAGCAATTCATATGCAAATTTTTTAATGAGTGGAATGACCACATCATCGAATAAAATTAACGAAGTGCTACCAGTGATGTCTGTTGCTTTGATGTGCAACTTAAACCTGCAAGAGTAGAGATCGTTCATAGATATACAAAGTCAACACCAAAATAGATTAACATGTcaacaaaaacatgaataaCCAGGGTTGCGTCGTGGTTATCTGTTTAGCACATTTAACACAAGAATAGTTGTCTTCTTCTAGTTCTTCAGTTTTAGGGTTAAAGTATTGAGTCACTTTAGTAAAGCAAATCGTACACCCATTGTAAAACCATGAAGTTTTTGGTGCCAGGGAAATTGATGCTAGTATGTTGCAGCTCTTAGCCTAGGTTTTAACAAAGAATATgtttagttgataaaaataaCAATGTTAAATCATGCCATAGGTATGTATAATTGTATTCTTACCTGGTAACTTTCCATGAGTTTGATGATAGTTTTCCTTTCAGATAAGAGAAACGACTGTTTGGAAATCTTAATTGAGCTTGAAGATTTTATTTCAATAATAGATGTTCTTGGTTCCTCTGTGCACAGCCTAAAAAAATACGGGAGTTTAATAGATGAAAATATAGGGCAATGAAATTCGGGAGAACAAATGTTATTGAATGTACTTACGCTTCTTGAAACTGGATAATCTCTGGTAGAGGAGAActgatataaatttttgttgtaaattttgaactttgaactgTGCCTTTACCTGGAAAAACAAAGGTAAACGTTTGAGATCTCTCAGCATCCATTTGTCAAATATAcgtcaaacaaaattaatgacACTGTTTTCGAATAAGTGAGAGAAACTGGTAAATTGGATAATAAGGTTACCTTTATATAACAAAGTCTTCATTAAGCTTCCAAGGAAAATAACAGGACCAGATGGTTGGGAGTTAACATTAAAGTGGACATCTTCTGCAACTTTACCCCATAAGGCAACATCAAATAATGAATCCATGAGAAGAAAAAGTGAAAGACCTTAAagatctgataaaaaaaaaaatgtaaaatacagATTTTAAAGATGAACTAACGgtggatagaaaaaaaattacccaAGATCCTTGAGCTGAAGATTAAGCAATTTTGTGGGACCTTCGGTAGTTGTGAGATTCTTAACTTCATTCATCAGAACAATCTCGCCAATAATGTctacaaattagaaaaattagatagagaaaaaaatgtagaaaaatagTTGTAAGAAACAATGGTGGAGATAACGTACCGATGAATATAGTATCATCGTTTCTTCTTGATATTATCACAGAAAAAGGACATAAGTTGAAAGAGGCTTGCAGATTATCAATTTCCTCGCTCGGTTTAACACATGTGTAGAATAGAAAATTGATCTTGTAATGATGGTCACAAGTTCGAAAATTTCCAAGATTGGGGCATAATTCAAAGTTCATAAGAACACAGCAATCCCCTTCTTTTAAATCCTTCTGAAATTTTGAGACTAATTTTCCTTTTACAGAAGCTTGTATCCTACTTCCctatttcaaaataaaacaaaagaacttgtcagataagagtttttttgaaaaattagtaCCGATTaacttagaaaaatagaacaataTGTTAGTTTTGCTTGTTTCACTGGCCTAACAACTACAACATTAAGCATAGTAATATGAGATATTGAAAATTGCATAAGTGAACTTTATTGAACATACCTTTTCGTCCACAAGGAGAAGATCGATTCCtgaaaatttattaagtttatctttttttgggaATCCCCAAAGACGGACAAATTTGAACATTGATTTTACATGGATCTGATGCTAGTGTTAACTGGGAAATAGGCGTGATATCAAGCGGCATATCTGGAGAATGAAGTATCGATTATGAATCTGCAATTCCAAATCAAAATGTAAGATCCATAATTCTGAAAACTAAGAAAAGATTGTGAAATTTTCAATCGGATGGGTATTATTAAGAGAAACagtgatgaagaaaataaaattgaattgaGATCTTGGATTTGAAACAGCGATGAAAAACCTAAATcataagaaatttgattgaatacaaacagaagaagaaagcgaTGAAAAACCTAAATCATAAGAAATTCAATTGAAtacaaacagaagaagaaagctattaaaacccaaaatcatAAGAATTCGATtgattgaaaaacaaaagaaagctattaaaaccctaaattcaaaatagaggttttgatttttgtaccCGATTAAAGGAAGGAGAAACAAGGATGAGAAAGAAATTCAATTGAAtacaaacagaagaagaaagctattaaaacccaaaatcataagaatttgattgattgaaaaacagaagaaagctattaaaacccataattcAAAATagaggttttgatttttgtatccGATTAAAGGAAAGAGAAACAGGGATgagaaaaggaagagattgagaggTTTTTGAATGAAATCAGCTTGGTGTTCCGTAACTGATCGAATTAAGGTGAAGTGGAGATCGTGGGAGAAGAGGGTAGCAGTTTTTagcttttgctttttctttttctctctgtcgcgaaaataaattaagtgtttttttttgtgtattaatTTGAGATTTGTTAAGCAAAAATTGTGAAAGATGATAATTTAGGACTTAAGACAGGTGTCAGATGGAGAGAGCTGCAGTTAATTGAGAATTTACTTGTAACTTATAGAATAAGGATACTTTGCTTAACTGTTTACTTCTCGATTTTGATAAgtaataaaattgattttatacatCATCCAaaactaattataaataaattagagtattcaaaaataaagcacaaatcaaaatatactaaaTCGCTCATCAAATAATCAAAAGTTCATTCTTATAAACTCAAATTTATTGTATACtcatttttaatatcaattttgTATATACAAGTGTATATTTCACTACAAAAGTAAATATCACGACGGTTTAGAAACTGATGTATTATGGGGATGACAAAAAGTTTATTTGCGTTATTTAAATTACCGATGTTTTaattaaagtcaaaaaaaaaattgtgtcatttttCCTTGTTTGAAACCAAtgctatatatatgatttatttgtacaattattttgtttctttttaaaattaaacaaattatgacagctaaaaatacaaaatgacaaTGCACTActtaacataaaattaaaaggaaaattatttaataagaGGCCAAACATAATgtcttaaataaaaatacaaaatcttagGAACATGGAGGAGAGAGGGTACGTATGGTTTACGCATATGCTACCTATGTTTCCATGGAAGTCCTCCTATGTcatgaaataaattaagaataatattctttaaaagAAAGATACTTATAAAAGGAACAACAATTGTTCAAGAAGGCATAGTTTAAGGACCagcataaattaattattaaaacataagaaatatAGAACAACATATGGATGCTAAGGATGATgaggctgatgatga from Camelina sativa cultivar DH55 chromosome 9, Cs, whole genome shotgun sequence encodes:
- the LOC104710940 gene encoding uncharacterized protein LOC104710940 isoform X3, with translation MVLQWVFKLHIKATDITGSTSLILFDDVVIPLIKKFAYELLEQQVQFNREGETPQELLDLDGRCYVFKIMLKDDEKHNQSSSYKVISLIDVLDIIQSFSESDSTLNANDQERITVSGTSTGTSIGTSIQCENISSAIINIDNGADNVFNTATPTPTRKRSFPASKDVQQSTTKPKLMSKSQIKKEKK
- the LOC104710940 gene encoding uncharacterized protein LOC104710940 isoform X1; protein product: MKLRISQLPKVPQNCLIFSSRILVAEDVHFNVNSQPSGPVIFLGSLMKTLLYKGKGTVQSSKFTTKIYISSPLPEIIQFQEALCTEEPRTSIIEIKSSSSIKISKQSFLLSERKTIIKLMESYQAKSCNILASISLAPKTSWFYNGCTICFTKVTQYFNPKTEELEEDNYSCVKCAKQITTTQPWFKLHIKATDITGSTSLILFDDVVIPLIKKFAYELLEQQVQFNREGETPQELLDLDGRCYVFKIMLKDDEKHNQSSSYKVISLIDVLDIIQSFSESDSTLNANDQERITVSGTSTGTSIGTSIQCENISSAIINIDNGADNVFNTATPTPTRKRSFPASKDVQQSTTKPKLMSKSQIKKEKK
- the LOC104710940 gene encoding uncharacterized protein LOC104710940 isoform X2; protein product: MKLRISQLPKVPQNCLIFSSRILEDVHFNVNSQPSGPVIFLGSLMKTLLYKGKGTVQSSKFTTKIYISSPLPEIIQFQEALCTEEPRTSIIEIKSSSSIKISKQSFLLSERKTIIKLMESYQAKSCNILASISLAPKTSWFYNGCTICFTKVTQYFNPKTEELEEDNYSCVKCAKQITTTQPWFKLHIKATDITGSTSLILFDDVVIPLIKKFAYELLEQQVQFNREGETPQELLDLDGRCYVFKIMLKDDEKHNQSSSYKVISLIDVLDIIQSFSESDSTLNANDQERITVSGTSTGTSIGTSIQCENISSAIINIDNGADNVFNTATPTPTRKRSFPASKDVQQSTTKPKLMSKSQIKKEKK